CGGCGGGAGCGCCGCTGTTTTGCGGATGAACCGCAGGGCGTGTTTGAAGCTCCAGAACGTGTCCGGAAACCGTGGATAGACCAGCAGGACGTTCATCGCTCAACCCTCACCGAATGCGCCAGTAGAGTCATCCCTTAGCGTAGCGAATGCTACTGGAGCGGGCAAGTGGCGAGCGGCTAATCGCAGGTTGTGACATTGTGCGCGAGGGGAGGGCAGGGGGATGACCGGGGTCATAGGTGCGGAGGTGTGGAGGTGTGGAGGTGTTTTGGGCGGGCATTTGCCGGAACTCTATCTCTTCACACCTCTACAGCTCTACACCTCCACAGCGCTTCTACAAGATTCCACGCCCTTACAGGGTAATCAGGCCCTGGCGCGCGCCGATGCTGACGGCCTCAGTGCGTGAGGTCGCGCCGAGCTTGGCGAAGATCGAGGCGATGTGAAATTTCACCGTGTGTTCACTGATCTGGAGCCGCAGGGCGATCTGTTTGTTGGGCAAACCCTCGCTGAGCAGGGTCAGCACCTCGGTCTCGCGGGGAGTCAATGACTCGACAGGCGGCTCGGCAGCCACACGTGATCCGGCGAGGTGCTCGAGCATGGGGCGCGGGAGAGCCACCAGGCCCTGCGCGGCGGCGTGCACGGCGGCGCGCAGCTCCTCCGGGCTGGCGTCGGGCGCGACAATGGCCCAGCCGGGAAGCGGCAAGGCCCGCAGCAAGCCGGGAAGACGAGCATCGGCGCTGAGCGCCACCAGAGCCGCGCCTTCTTCGCTGGCGATGGCCCGCGCCACTGCGCCGGGATCCTCGCCCGCGACCAGCACGACATCGGCAAGGATGCCGGGTGAGGGCGCGGGGGCCGTGCCTGTCACCTCCAGGCCCTCGTCGGTGAGCATCGCCTGTAATCCGGCCCGCAGCGCGGGGGTCGGCGCGACGATGAAAACCGTGGTCATACCGCCCGCTCCACGCGCCCGCCGAGGGTCACTTCAAGGGTCAGCGGCGCCCCGTTGCGCAACAGATCGAAGCGTAGCCGGTCACCGGGCCGTGAGCGATCAAGGACCTTGAGCAGCGTCGCCGTGTCTCGCAGCGGCGCGCCATCGAGGGCCAGCAGCAGGTCGCCGCGACGCAGCCCGGCGCGCTCAGCCGGCCCTCCCGGCGCGACCTGAGCCACCAGCAGCCCCGCCGTTTCCAGGCTGGCCGCAGCGGCCCGCGCTGGCGTGACGGGCGCCACGGCCAGACCCAGGAACACCGGTCGCCGGGGAAGTTGCCCGACCCAGGCCGCGGCGACGTGACTGGGGATGGCTACCGACAGGTCGCCGCCGAAAATCATGGCGTTGACGCCCACCACTTCTCCACGGGCGTTGAGCAGCGGTCCTCCGGAGTTGCCGGGGGCCAGCCGCACGTCGGAGCGCACATAACTGGCCGCTGGTTCGTCAGGTCCTGCGGGCAGGCTGCCGACGGCGCTGACAATGCCCGCCGTGACCACGCCCCGCTGGCCCCAGGGATTGCCAATGGCGAAGACTAGCTCGCCCACGCGCAGGCGGGTCGAATCGCCGAGAGACGCAGGCGGCAGATCGGCTCCCTCGACGTAAAGCAGGGCCAGGTCGAGACGCGGGTTTCCGGCGATCAACCGCGCCGGATACAGCCGGTTATCGGCGGTAAGCACCTCGATGCGCGGGCCAACTCCGGCAACAACGTGGAAGTTGGTCATCACGGTCGCCCCATCGTCCCAGACGATGCCTGAACCGCCGCCGCGCCCGCGCCCGCGCACCTGCACCACGCTGGGCTGCACCCGCGCCGCGATTTCCGCCGTCGCCAGCCCCAGCAGTCTGGCCGGGGCGGCAGGTTCAAATGTTGCGGTCATAGCTTATGGTTCCTGTTGTCTGTGGAGGTGTGGAGGTGTGGAGCTGTGGAGTTGAATAAAACCTTTCCACACCTCCACACCTCCACACCTCCACACCTCCGCACCTCCACACCTACCGCTGCCCCACGGTCACCTGGAGCGAAACGAGATTACCGCCGCGAATCACCTGTACCGGCACGGTCTTCCCGACGCGCTCGCCGGTGAGGAGAGCCTGGAGCTCATCGGTGTCGGTGATGATGCGACCATCGAAGGCGGTCAATACATCACCGATGAGCAAGCCGCCCCTGGCGGCCGGGCTGCCCGACTCTACACGCACCACCAGCAGGCCGCGGCTCTGGGACAGGCCGGCCCGCTGTCCTTCGGGGATCTCCACCGGCTGGCTGCTGATGCCGAGGAAGCCGCGCCGCATGGAGCCGCCCGCAGCAATGGTGTCGGCGATGCGATTGGCCAGAGCAGCGGGTACGCCCAGGGCGATACCCATCAGAATGCCGGTGGTCAGCACCCCGAGGATCTGGCCGGAGGCTTCCACCAGCGCGCCGCCGGAAAATCCGGGGTAGGGGATGGCGTCGGTCTGGAAGAACTGCTCGAGCATCGCGCCGCGCCGGGTGCGTAGCGGTCCGCCCACGGCGCTAATGATGCCGAAGGAGGCCATCGGTCCCGTTCCGGGGCGACCGACGGCAAGGACAATCTGGCCGACGCGGGGCGGGTCGCTGGCGAAGGCAGCCGGGGCGAGACTCAGCCCGGCTACCCGCAGGACGGCCAGATCGCTGGCCAGATCGCGTCCGACCAGGCGAGCGGGCAACTCGCGCCCATCGGGGGTCACCACACTAAGATCGTCGTCCCGTTCCAGGACGTGATCGGCGGTGAGCACGCGCTCAGCGGCCTGCACGATGCCGCTGGCCGGCCCCCGCGCGCGCCCGCGCACCTGCACCATTGCCGCGCCGGCCCGCTCTACCGCGTCGGCCATCTGATTCGAAATCGCGCCGAGTAACTCGGCCGCGTTCATGGCAGTCATGGATTTCTCCCTTCGGAAGGCTGTATTCCGGTTGTGGAGACAGTATACGGTCTGCACCCGACGCGCGGCTATCGGTGAGCGGGCCAGGGGTCACCTGGAAAAACGGCCAGGGATGCGAAGAGGCGTCGCGAACCAGGAGGATTCCACGTTTCTCCAGTAGAACCCGCTGGAATGTGCTATACTGACATCGAAACGCATTCGATGGCGCCCCTGGACGCCGCCTCCCAACAGTTGAGGACAGCCGTCCCCCACGCGCGGCAGGTCTGGATAGCCGTCGCACCACTCGAAGCGAGCCTGTGGCTCCGGAAGAACGCTCGCCTGAGCGCCCCGGCGGGATGCCGCGGCGATGGCCGGCGTGTATCTGGCGGGTTAGTGCGCTGACTGGCACTCTACGGCCATTCTCCCCTCTCGCCTCCTCAGCCAATGAGCAAGGTGAGAAGTGTGCACCGCTGTGGAAACCGTGAGAAGGGGGAGACTGCGTCACGATGCCGGTCGGACCAGGCGACCCGCCATCCATTCAGAGGAAGGACGAACGTGAGTGCAGAACGTCTACAGAAGGTCCTCGCCGGTGCGGGCATTGCTTCCCGCCGGGACTGCGAGGCATTGATCGCGGCGGGCAGGGTGACCGTAAATGGCCGGGTCGTGCTGGAGCCGGGACTCCGGGTTGACCCGGAGCAGGATGTCATCCAGGTTGATGGCAAGACGGTGCGCCAGCCGGTCGAGCGCACCTACATTATGTTACACAAACCGGCGGGGTATGTTTCGACGGTGGATGATCCCCATGGCCGCCCAACCGTGCTCGACCTGGTTGACGTGCCGACGCGTGTCTTTCCGGTCGGGCGGCTCGACGTGGACAGCGAAGGGCTGATACTCCTGACCGATGACGGCGAGTTG
Above is a window of Chloroflexaceae bacterium DNA encoding:
- a CDS encoding S1C family serine protease, with protein sequence MTATFEPAAPARLLGLATAEIAARVQPSVVQVRGRGRGGGSGIVWDDGATVMTNFHVVAGVGPRIEVLTADNRLYPARLIAGNPRLDLALLYVEGADLPPASLGDSTRLRVGELVFAIGNPWGQRGVVTAGIVSAVGSLPAGPDEPAASYVRSDVRLAPGNSGGPLLNARGEVVGVNAMIFGGDLSVAIPSHVAAAWVGQLPRRPVFLGLAVAPVTPARAAAASLETAGLLVAQVAPGGPAERAGLRRGDLLLALDGAPLRDTATLLKVLDRSRPGDRLRFDLLRNGAPLTLEVTLGGRVERAV
- a CDS encoding response regulator transcription factor: MTTVFIVAPTPALRAGLQAMLTDEGLEVTGTAPAPSPGILADVVLVAGEDPGAVARAIASEEGAALVALSADARLPGLLRALPLPGWAIVAPDASPEELRAAVHAAAQGLVALPRPMLEHLAGSRVAAEPPVESLTPRETEVLTLLSEGLPNKQIALRLQISEHTVKFHIASIFAKLGATSRTEAVSIGARQGLITL
- a CDS encoding S1C family serine protease yields the protein MTAMNAAELLGAISNQMADAVERAGAAMVQVRGRARGPASGIVQAAERVLTADHVLERDDDLSVVTPDGRELPARLVGRDLASDLAVLRVAGLSLAPAAFASDPPRVGQIVLAVGRPGTGPMASFGIISAVGGPLRTRRGAMLEQFFQTDAIPYPGFSGGALVEASGQILGVLTTGILMGIALGVPAALANRIADTIAAGGSMRRGFLGISSQPVEIPEGQRAGLSQSRGLLVVRVESGSPAARGGLLIGDVLTAFDGRIITDTDELQALLTGERVGKTVPVQVIRGGNLVSLQVTVGQR